Part of the Desulfatiglans anilini DSM 4660 genome is shown below.
ATGAGTTGACAGCCTTCCAGACGTCGGTAATCAGTTGTGTAATGGATGTTTTCCAGGATTCGGGCCGCTTTTTCGCGGGTCATCCTGCCGCGCTGAACAGCCTTTTCGGCGTAGCCCGAGAGGCGTTTTTCGGCCGCGAGCAGAGGGGGTTCGGCCACGTCGACCAGCGTGAGCGCGGTTTCTGGAAGGGCGCTCTTGAAGTAATAACCGATGTCCGGCCCGATGGTCCCGGCACCGACGATGCCGATGACCTCCGGCAGGGGCCGGACGGGCTGCTGAAAAAGGGGATTGAAGGCAGACGGGTAGAGTCTTTTTTCGTGATCCATCGCCGATCTCCTGAGAAAAGGGGCCCCTCGACGTGTCTGGCCGGGGGCGGGATTTTCCGCCATTTTTTGCTTTACTATAATCTGTATACTGTGTACAAGAACAGTGTCAAGCGAAAAGCCGGGGATGGCAAACAGAAGAGGATGGGGCGGCGACGGAGGCTGGCCGGGGTCGCACGAATTTCCGGCCCGAGCCGTATGGCCTCGAGTCAGGATATGGAAAGGGAGGAATGGGCATGTCCCAAAAGCGTTTTCGATTGGGTTGCGACATTGGGGGAACGTTCACCGACTTCGTTCTACTCGACGACCAGACCGGCGAACTGACGATCAACAAATGCCTGACGACGCCGAAGGACCCTTCGGATGCCGTGGTGCAGGGCATCCAGGAACTGGAGGGGCGGGTCCCTGGTTTTGTCGGGGGGTTGGATGAGGTCATCCACGGAACGACCCTGGTCATCAACGCCATCATCGAGCGCAAAGGGGCCAGGACCGGCCTGATCACCACGAAAGGGTTCCGCGACGTCCTGGAGTTGGGGCGTGAGATCCGGTACGCGCCCTATGACACCTTCGCCGAATTCCCCACGCCGCTCATCCCCAGGCGATACCGTCTCGAAGTGGACGAACGGGTCCGCAGCGACGGCACGGTTCTGAGGCCGCTCGATGCGGAGGAGGGCCGGACGGTCATCCGCCGGCTGCTGGATGCGGGGGTGGAGTCGATCGCGATTTGCCTTCTGAACTCGTTCGAGAACCCCCGGCACGAACAGATGCTGAAGGCCCTGGTTCTCGAGGAGGCGCCCGGGCTACCCGTCTCCATCTCCTACGATGTCCTGCCGCAGATCCGGGAATACGAACGAACGAGCACCACGGTCACCAATGCCTATGTCAAACCCTTGACCGGCCGTTACCTCTCCCGTCTTTCCGGGCGATTGAAGGACATCGGCTTCGATGGAAAGCTCTTCATCATGCTGTCGAGCGGGGGGATCACGTCGGTGGAGACCGCCGCCGAGTTCCCGGTCCGGATCATCGAGTCGGGCCCGACCGCGGCGGTGATTTCCGGTCAGTATTACGGCCGGCTGTTCAATCTGCCCGAGATGTTCTGCTTCGACATGGGGGGTACCACCGCCAAGTCCTGCCTCATTCAGGGAGGCGTTGCCGGCGTGGTGCCGACCTTCGAGGTGGGGCGGGTGCAGCGGTTCATGAAGGGGAGCGGCCTCACGATCCAGGTGCCGGTGGTGGACCTGATGGAGATCGGCGCGGGCGGCGGCAGCATCGCCAAGGTGAGCCGCATGGGGACGCTCCAGGTCGGTCCGGAGAGTTCGAGCGCGGACCCCGGTCCCATCTGCTACGGGCGGGGGGGGACGGATCCGTGCGTGACGGATGCCGACCTGCTGCTGGGGTATCTGGACGCGGACTACTTTCTGGGCGGCGAGATGAAGCTCGACCTGGAGGCTGCGCGCCGAGGGGTGGAGGAAAAGATCGCCGGACCGCTGGGTGTCAGCTTTCTGCAGGCCGTCTGGGGGATCCATGATCTGATCAACGAGACCATGGCCGCAGCGGCCAAGACCCACATCGCCGAAAAGGGCGGCAACCCGAACGTGGTGACGGTGGCGGCCTTCGGGGGCGCCGGTCCGGTGCACGCCTATGGCCTGGCCAAGAAGCTCGGTGCCCCGCGATTGATTGTGCCGCCGAACGCCGGGGTGGGTTCGGCCCTTGGGTTTTTCACGGCCCCCAGGGCCTTCGACCTTGTGCGGAGCCACAAGGTGGCGCTGGAGCAGGCGGATTTCGCCTCGCTGGAGGCCATCTTCCGGGAGATGGAGACGGAAGGGGCGCGGACGCTCCAGAAGGCGGGCGGAGAGACGATCAGCTTCCAGCGCTCTGTGGATGTGCGCTTCGTCGGACAGGGTTCGGAGACCAATGTCCTCGTGCCCGGCGGCGATTTTGCCGAAGTCGAAAAGGAGTTTATCCGGGCGGCCTTCGACGAGATCTATGAACGGCTCTACGGCCGGACCTACAAGGATTCGCCGGTCGAGTTCATCAATTTCAAGGTGCGCGCGAGCCTGCCCGAGCGGCTGCTGCAACTCCCGAAATGCCCGCGGACCGGCGGAAGCCTCGCGGACGCCGTGAAGGGGAAGCGCCCGGCCTTCTCGGGAATCACCCGGGACTTCATTCCCTATACCGTCTATGACCGCTACCGCCTCTTCGCCGGGGCGGAATTCGAGGGCCCCGCGATCATCGAGGAGCGCGAGTCCACCTTGATCGTCGGCGAAGATGCCCGGGTGAAGATCGACGAATATGGTTTTCTCTGGATCGATATGGAGGAGGTGTAATCATGGGCCGGACCTTTGATCCCGTCACGCTGGAAATTCTTTGGCGGCGCTTGATCTCGATCGTGGACGAGGCCGACAGCTCCGTTTCGCGCACGGCCTTCTCGAGCCTCCTGCGGGATGCGCATGACTACACCTGCATGTTCACCGACAGCCGCGGGCGTGAACTGGCCCAGGGAACCTTCGCCACGCCCGGGCAGTCCGGCGCAATGGCCCTTGGCATCAAGCGGCTGGTAGAGCGCATTCCGCTCCAGAGCCACAGGGACGGCGACGTCTACATCACCAAC
Proteins encoded:
- a CDS encoding hydantoinase/oxoprolinase family protein → MSQKRFRLGCDIGGTFTDFVLLDDQTGELTINKCLTTPKDPSDAVVQGIQELEGRVPGFVGGLDEVIHGTTLVINAIIERKGARTGLITTKGFRDVLELGREIRYAPYDTFAEFPTPLIPRRYRLEVDERVRSDGTVLRPLDAEEGRTVIRRLLDAGVESIAICLLNSFENPRHEQMLKALVLEEAPGLPVSISYDVLPQIREYERTSTTVTNAYVKPLTGRYLSRLSGRLKDIGFDGKLFIMLSSGGITSVETAAEFPVRIIESGPTAAVISGQYYGRLFNLPEMFCFDMGGTTAKSCLIQGGVAGVVPTFEVGRVQRFMKGSGLTIQVPVVDLMEIGAGGGSIAKVSRMGTLQVGPESSSADPGPICYGRGGTDPCVTDADLLLGYLDADYFLGGEMKLDLEAARRGVEEKIAGPLGVSFLQAVWGIHDLINETMAAAAKTHIAEKGGNPNVVTVAAFGGAGPVHAYGLAKKLGAPRLIVPPNAGVGSALGFFTAPRAFDLVRSHKVALEQADFASLEAIFREMETEGARTLQKAGGETISFQRSVDVRFVGQGSETNVLVPGGDFAEVEKEFIRAAFDEIYERLYGRTYKDSPVEFINFKVRASLPERLLQLPKCPRTGGSLADAVKGKRPAFSGITRDFIPYTVYDRYRLFAGAEFEGPAIIEERESTLIVGEDARVKIDEYGFLWIDMEEV